The DNA window CCCTCTGATTCAAGCTGGAGAGCCTTGGCCTTTGCACTTTCCAGGCTGAATGCTTGGCTAGCTTGCCTTCCCGAAACAAGTGCCAACCGGTATAGAACCTGTCTTGCTATTGAATCCTCAATTGAGCCACCTACTCTCTTAACAAGTCTTAAGTACTTCACCCTTAGCTGTTGAAACTTCTCCAATCTCTGTTTCTCTTCCTCACTCAAGCTTTTCTCTGAGTCTCCACCAGCAGCCAAATTCGATGGCGAGAAAAGGCTCGAATGAGTAGGAGTAGGACGGGAGGTCGGCCTCACTGATGGAAGTGAGGACCCTAAACCAGCAGGACGCTCAACAGAGAAAAGTCTGGATCCATCTGAACTAGTTATAGTGATATTGCCACCATCCGAGGAAGCACCTGTAGCTGCTTTCAAAAGAGCTGCCAATGCTGCAGAATCAAACATCTCTTTCCCACCTCCCTCATCATCATCAGTGTCTACTTCTTCATCCGAGTCTGTCACAATTTGACCGTCAATTCTCTGCGAATGATCATGAGAACTATCAGCCCCGGAATGAGAACCTGCTCCTGATGCTCGTTCTAACTCTTCCAAGAACTGCTTGGCTGAGCTTCCAAAGACAATATCTTCATTTTCATCATCTGTACCAGAACTATCAATCTCACCATACTCCTCAGGAGGATGTTTGTCCTCATTTTCACCTTCTACCATCATCTCACGGTTTATAATTGAGGTTGGCTCTTCAATACTACTTCCAGTATTATTAGTTAACTTTTCATCCAGTTGCAAAGGTTCATCTTTTGGTAAATCAGAGACAACACCGTTTTCAATCACGAGGTTGTTCTGCTGAACTTCAGAATCAGCTTCTTCTCTTCCTGATACGTTCTTGGTGTCAACTTCATCAACAACAACAGGTTCCCCTGAAACATTTCGATTGAATTCAGAATCTGTAAGCATCGACTTGGGGCCAACTGTGTCAGTTGACTGAACTTCTTCATCATTATCACCTTTCTCAACCACAAGGCTTTTGTTCTGAACATCAGAATCAGCTTCTAACGGTTCTTTTTTCCCTGATGTGTTCTTGGTATCTTCATCAACACCACCAACAACAGGTTCCATCAATTCAGAATCTTTAGGCATCGACTTCGGAGCAACAGTGTCAGCTGACTGgacttcttcatcatcatcaccaccaCCTTTCTCAACCACAAGGCTGTTTTTCTGAACACCAGCTTCTGACGCCCCTTCTTCTTCTATTCCTGATATGTTCTTGGTATCAACTTCCTCAACACTACCAACAATATCAGGCTCCACCACAACATTTACATTGGAATCAGAATCTAAAGGCATACCAGAGAAAACTTCTTCATCATTTGCACCTTTATCTACCTCAAAATCAGCTTCTATCCCTCCATCTTTTCCTCCTTTGGTATCAACTTCATCATCAACACCACCAATAACAGACCCCACAACAATATTCTCATCAGATTGAGAATCTGGGACAACTTGTTCTACCAACTTCTCTTCTAAACTCACATAGCTATCTTTAACATCATTTTCACTATCCCCAATTTTACCTTGTTCAACTTCTACATCTCCACCGACCCTAAACCCGGACTCCCCACCATATTCTTTAACCAACTTCTCAGCTTCTAATTGTACCTCCTCACCATCAAAATGGTCACTTTTCTCCACCACCAAAACCTTATCCCCTTCTTTATCATCATTACTAACACCATTGTCAGCCACCaaatcctcctcctcctcctgtTTCTGAGGAGTAACACCTCCACCCTCTAATAAACTCTCAACCCCAAGTACTACAGCCGACTCTTCCTTAACCTCCAAAACCCCAACTTTCGAACCATACAAAACTCCATCGTCATCACTttcatcatcaacaacaacatcatCGTCATCAATGGAAACCTTGGCAATTGGTCTCACACCACCACTAAGCATATTAACAACTCCAGCACCCTTCTCACCATTATCATCAAAATTGGAAGGAGAAGAAGTATCAACAAGGTCGGAATATTGAAAAGGAGAAAACGAACCTGTTGAGAATGAAGAAGGCGGCGTCATGGTGGTTGTTGTTGGTGTTGTGGCATCAGGCGAAGAGGGAGACTTTAAGGGCTCCATAGGAGAAAGTGAAAAGGGGTATGGAGGAAAGAGATAAGGGATTTGAGGAGTGTGGGAGAGAGTGAGTAGCTTCGATAGCTCTGTTTGGTTTAGTTTGGTTGggagggagaagaagaagagagataaGGCTTACTTTGGTTTGGCCGAGACCTTTCTCTCTCTGCCTTTTGTCTCTACTTACCACCACCCTATATACATTACATACGGCTTTTAAAACTTTTTtcgacttttattttttattttcatttatatatatatatatatatatagtttctcttttttatttttttgctttaaatttaatttgtctTGCCATTTTTTCACCAAACTTCTCCCTATTCATCTTAGTCTTTCGTCTTCTAATTGTTATAGCAAAcaatttttaaaatggaattatAAAAGATTGCAGATGAATTAGAATATCAATAATTTGATTACCCATATTATGTGTGCCATTGTTTGCTATTATTATAGACCACCAGGTGTTTGGTGTTGTCTTAGTGTGTTTGAGTTTTTATCATTATCCctatgtttaattatttttttttaaatgtgctTTACAGGTAGTATAATATGTGATGGTAGCTTGGAGAGAAGACTAAAACTTGCAGAGTGGCATATTGAAGTGGTGAGGCTTCTATCATTCTATCAGCTCTGTATTCCTTTTGTACAAAATGCTTTTAGTTTGTTATTTATGCCGTCATAGATGAGGGATCTTTAGAAAGAAATAAAgatttttatttgaatattttgGCTGATACTTTCCTTAGCTTGTGATCTGGTATcaatccatgaaaaagaataagattgTGATTGCATATATTGCTTTTAGTTTGTAGAGGACTGCTTAAAGCCAGCAAGTTTTCTCTTGCTGGAAACTATTTAAGGGGTACAAACAAGTTCTGTTGCCTTGGCATGAGAGTCTTGTCATTCAAGCTGCAAGGTAATATTTTTTCTCTGCTTCGACTCTTGCTTGCCCTGAAGTAagtatcaaattggagtaaatAGTTTCTCTCTGCTTCAAGTTTAActtgtttttcttttcctttttatgaTGATGTGTCAATATCCTTAAAGTTAATTGCATCTGCATGTTATTTAATAAGCATGTTTCATAGTCAACTTGGCTTTTCTATTTCATTGTTATTCCTTTAGACTATCTTGGTAATAGCCTCGTATTAACGTGGTTTGCTACATTAGGCAATAAATATGTTGTTTGTATGTATGTTTCCTCATTTGTTTAGTCAAGTTCatgttctttctttctcaaagaAGTAGGATTGCATACATATGTGCTGTGCAGGAAGCTATTGCTAGAGAAGCTGCATGCAGTTGCTGGTGATCTGCAACTGGCACTTGATCTCTGCCTTATTTTGGCCAAGAAAGGACATGGTCAAGCTTGGGACTTATGTGCTGCAATAGCAACTTGAAAATATGGATGTTAATTCTCCAAAACAATTACTTGGTTTTGCTTTGAGCCACTGTGATGAAGAATCTATAAGCAAGCGAGTTGCTTTCTGCATGGAAAGATCTAGTAATGCAAGGCCAGTGTGAGTGAGACTTTAATGACGTTGACTCAGGGCCGGCCCAAGCATTGGGCAGCTTGGGCCATTGCACAAGGCCCCCAATTTTTTAAGgcccaatttttttattttaatttttttttttttttaaaaaaaaaggcctatttttttctttttatttttttttttcatattatgtatacataaataaaaaaatctataattaaaaatttatgaaccaatcttaaaaaaaaaaactactaataaAATTGTAGTTATAAtgtacatgttttttttttttttattttttaaatggcccaattttaaaattttgcacaaGGCCCCTAAAATGCTTGGGCCGGCCCTGCGTTGACTGGGTCAAACTCTCCAAGTTTCTCAGTTCAAGGTTCTTCAAATATGTTAGATTCAGACGGCATAGTTCACCTAAAAGGTGGTTTTTAAGCAGTTGAGGATCGAAATGTACATATCAGTAACATAAAAGATATTCTTTCTTCTATTTCTAAAAACTTACCTGGTTAGCAATATGTGAGTGTGAGAACACAGGCTGTGATTACTGTTATTTCTTGGTTAGCAAGAAACGATTTTGCTCCTAAAGATGATTTGATTGCCTATCTATTACTGAAGAGAAAGACATTATTTGCTGTTCCTTTCTGTTAATTCTTGTGGATGCTTTTAGTGGTGTAGAAGTAATAGAAGAGCAGCTGAGAAGACGAAAAGATTACCAAGAAATTAGTAGCATCATGAATGTGGGAATGATATATTGCTTGTTAGTACACAACTACGGGGTCGAGTGTGAAGGTCCTCTCTCTAATTGAGTCTGTACAGTTGAGCCGGACAAAGGTA is part of the Cannabis sativa cultivar Pink pepper isolate KNU-18-1 chromosome 5, ASM2916894v1, whole genome shotgun sequence genome and encodes:
- the LOC115716334 gene encoding translocase of chloroplast 159, chloroplastic codes for the protein MEPLKSPSSPDATTPTTTTMTPPSSFSTGSFSPFQYSDLVDTSSPSNFDDNGEKGAGVVNMLSGGVRPIAKVSIDDDDVVVDDESDDDGVLYGSKVGVLEVKEESAVVLGVESLLEGGGVTPQKQEEEEDLVADNGVSNDDKEGDKVLVVEKSDHFDGEEVQLEAEKLVKEYGGESGFRVGGDVEVEQGKIGDSENDVKDSYVSLEEKLVEQVVPDSQSDENIVVGSVIGGVDDEVDTKGGKDGGIEADFEVDKGANDEEVFSGMPLDSDSNVNVVVEPDIVGSVEEVDTKNISGIEEEGASEAGVQKNSLVVEKGGGDDDEEVQSADTVAPKSMPKDSELMEPVVGGVDEDTKNTSGKKEPLEADSDVQNKSLVVEKGDNDEEVQSTDTVGPKSMLTDSEFNRNVSGEPVVVDEVDTKNVSGREEADSEVQQNNLVIENGVVSDLPKDEPLQLDEKLTNNTGSSIEEPTSIINREMMVEGENEDKHPPEEYGEIDSSGTDDENEDIVFGSSAKQFLEELERASGAGSHSGADSSHDHSQRIDGQIVTDSDEEVDTDDDEGGGKEMFDSAALAALLKAATGASSDGGNITITSSDGSRLFSVERPAGLGSSLPSVRPTSRPTPTHSSLFSPSNLAAGGDSEKSLSEEEKQRLEKFQQLRVKYLRLVKRVGGSIEDSIARQVLYRLALVSGRQASQAFSLESAKAKALQLESEGNDDLDFSLNILVIGKTGVGKSATINSIFGEEKIPIHAFGPSTTSVKEIVGTVDGVKIRVFDTPGLKSAAMEQSANRNILSSVKNVTKKCPPDIVLYVDRLETHSRDLNDMPMLRSITSALGPSIWRSVIVTLTHAASSPPDGPSGTPLNYELFVAQRSQIVQQTIGQAVGDLRTMSPSLMNPISLAENHSSCRKNRDGEKVLPNGQAWRSQLLLLSYSMKILSEASNLSKPQESVDHKKLFGFRSRSPPLPYLLSWLLQSRAHPKLSGDQGGEIGDSDIDLDDLSDSDGEEEDEYDQLPPFKPLRNFQIAKLSKEQKKAYMEEYDYRVKLLQKKQWREELKRMKEMKKRGGKVSAEELAFAGEDDPENGTPAAVPVALPDMALPPSFDGDNPAYRYRFLEPTSQLLARPVLDTHGWDHDCGYDGVNLEQTLAIVNRFPGVVAVQVTKDKKEFNIHLDSSVAAKHGDNGSSMAGFDIQNIGKQLAYIVRGETKFKSFKKNKTTAGTSVTFLGENVSTGFKIENQTALGKRVVLVGSTGVVKSQSDSAYGANLEVRLREADFPIGQDQSSLGLSLVKWRGDLALGANLQSQFSLGRNYKVAVRAGLNNKLSGQISIRTSSSEQLQLALFAILPVVRSIYKLICPGPGSENYALY